The Geobacter sp. AOG2 genome includes a window with the following:
- the secA gene encoding preprotein translocase subunit SecA — MFGSLIKKIVGSKNERELKKLWPIVAKINDMENSVAKLTDEQLRGKTLEFKERHAKGESLDALLPEAFAVCREAGKRVLGMRHFDVQLIGGMVLHSGKIAEMKTGEGKTLVATLPAYLNAISGKGVHVVTVNDYLAKRDAEWMGRLYGFLGLEVGVIVHGLEDEERRDNYAADITYGTNNEFGFDYLRDNMKFDLEDYVQRGFNYAIVDEVDSILIDEARTPLIISGPTEESTDKYYIIDRIIPMLQRGEVLEVEANTLSGKRKQYTGDFTIDEKAKSATLTEQGVLKVEKLLKVDNLYDPRNIEFLHHVQQALRAHAMYKRDVDYVVKDGEVMIVDEFTGRLMPGRRWSDGLHQAIEAKEGVKIENENQTLATITFQNYFRMYAKLSGMTGTADTEAEEFNKIYKLEVMVIPTNRPLLRPDFPDVIYKTEMEKFNAVIEDIKEHYASGQPCLVGTISIEKSEVLAELLKRQGIPHNVLNAKQHEREAEIVAQAGRKGAITIATNMAGRGTDILLGGNADAMAKQWRRANPEATDEQYAAELEKFRAQCAVEHDEVVKLGGLHILGTERHESRRIDNQLRGRSGRQGDPGSSKFYLSLQDDLLRIFGSERVAKIMDLLKIEEGEAITHTMITKSIENAQKKVEAHNFDIRKHLIEYDDVMNKQREVIYTQRREILAGQDIRDSFLDMLDETVEDISDTYCIEKTSASEWDWQAIGELVFKCFNLHLDLPQETLTRLNPTNFRETLKEQAHAIFQAKAAELGNELTDHLIKVMMLQAIDTHWKDHLLNIDHLKEGIGLRGYGQKDPKQEYKKEAYNLFMEMIVRIREEVVERIYWVQVNHEDEVEEIAEEQRSRKLVFNIAGDEERHQEPAKSAKVAGRNDPCPCGSGKKYKKCCGK, encoded by the coding sequence ATGTTTGGTTCCCTTATCAAAAAAATAGTCGGCAGTAAGAACGAACGCGAACTGAAAAAGCTCTGGCCGATCGTTGCCAAAATCAACGACATGGAGAACTCCGTTGCCAAGCTCACCGATGAACAATTGCGCGGCAAAACCCTTGAATTCAAGGAGCGCCATGCCAAGGGAGAATCTCTCGACGCATTACTTCCCGAGGCTTTCGCAGTCTGCCGCGAGGCGGGCAAGCGGGTGCTGGGGATGCGCCACTTCGACGTACAGTTGATCGGTGGCATGGTGCTGCACTCCGGCAAGATCGCCGAAATGAAGACCGGCGAAGGGAAAACCCTTGTGGCAACCCTACCTGCCTATCTGAACGCCATCTCCGGCAAGGGCGTGCATGTCGTCACCGTCAATGACTACTTGGCCAAACGCGATGCCGAGTGGATGGGGAGGCTGTACGGTTTTCTGGGGCTGGAGGTCGGCGTGATCGTACATGGTCTTGAGGATGAAGAACGCCGGGACAACTACGCCGCCGACATCACCTATGGGACCAACAACGAATTCGGCTTTGACTACCTGCGGGACAACATGAAATTCGACCTGGAGGACTACGTCCAGCGCGGGTTCAACTACGCCATCGTGGATGAGGTCGACTCGATCCTGATCGACGAGGCCCGAACACCGTTGATCATTTCCGGTCCCACGGAAGAATCCACCGACAAGTACTACATCATCGATCGCATCATCCCGATGCTGCAACGGGGAGAGGTACTGGAAGTCGAGGCCAACACCCTCTCGGGTAAGCGCAAGCAGTACACAGGCGACTTCACTATTGATGAGAAGGCCAAGAGCGCCACCCTCACGGAGCAGGGCGTTCTGAAGGTGGAAAAACTACTCAAGGTGGACAACCTGTACGACCCGCGCAACATCGAGTTTCTTCACCACGTTCAACAAGCCCTGCGAGCCCACGCCATGTACAAGCGCGATGTGGACTACGTGGTGAAAGACGGTGAGGTCATGATCGTGGACGAGTTCACCGGCCGCCTCATGCCGGGTCGGCGCTGGTCCGACGGCCTGCACCAAGCCATCGAAGCCAAGGAAGGGGTCAAGATCGAAAACGAGAACCAGACCCTGGCCACCATCACCTTCCAGAACTATTTCCGCATGTACGCCAAACTTTCCGGCATGACCGGAACCGCCGACACCGAGGCCGAGGAGTTCAACAAGATCTACAAGCTGGAAGTAATGGTCATCCCCACCAACCGACCGCTGTTGCGCCCGGACTTCCCGGACGTGATCTACAAGACCGAGATGGAGAAGTTCAACGCGGTTATTGAGGACATTAAGGAACATTATGCCAGCGGCCAACCCTGCCTGGTTGGTACCATCTCCATCGAAAAGTCCGAGGTGCTTGCGGAACTGCTTAAACGCCAGGGCATCCCCCACAACGTGCTTAACGCCAAGCAGCACGAACGCGAGGCCGAGATCGTGGCCCAGGCGGGTCGCAAAGGCGCCATCACCATCGCCACGAACATGGCCGGCCGCGGTACCGACATCCTTCTGGGGGGCAACGCGGACGCCATGGCAAAACAATGGCGCCGGGCCAATCCCGAAGCGACCGACGAGCAGTACGCGGCAGAGCTGGAAAAATTCAGGGCTCAATGTGCCGTCGAACACGACGAGGTTGTCAAGCTGGGCGGCCTGCATATCCTCGGTACCGAACGCCACGAGTCTCGCCGCATCGACAACCAGTTGCGCGGCCGTTCCGGGCGTCAGGGCGACCCCGGTTCATCCAAATTTTACCTCTCACTGCAGGATGACCTGCTCCGTATCTTCGGCTCCGAGCGCGTGGCAAAAATCATGGACCTGCTCAAAATCGAGGAGGGTGAGGCCATCACCCACACCATGATCACCAAGTCCATTGAGAATGCCCAGAAAAAGGTGGAAGCGCATAACTTCGACATCCGCAAACATTTGATCGAGTACGACGACGTCATGAACAAGCAGCGCGAGGTGATCTACACCCAGCGCCGCGAGATCCTTGCGGGCCAGGATATCCGCGACAGCTTCCTGGATATGCTGGACGAGACCGTAGAAGATATCTCCGACACCTACTGCATCGAAAAAACGTCGGCCAGCGAATGGGATTGGCAGGCCATCGGAGAACTGGTCTTCAAGTGTTTCAACCTCCATCTCGATCTACCGCAGGAAACCTTGACCCGACTGAACCCGACAAACTTCCGGGAGACGCTCAAGGAGCAGGCCCACGCCATCTTCCAGGCCAAGGCCGCTGAATTGGGAAATGAGTTAACCGATCACCTGATCAAGGTCATGATGCTCCAGGCCATCGACACCCACTGGAAAGACCACCTGCTCAACATCGACCACCTCAAGGAAGGCATAGGCCTTCGCGGCTATGGCCAGAAAGACCCAAAACAGGAATATAAAAAGGAGGCGTACAACCTCTTTATGGAGATGATTGTCCGCATCCGCGAGGAAGTGGTGGAACGCATCTACTGGGTCCAGGTCAACCACGAGGACGAGGTCGAGGAGATAGCGGAGGAACAGCGCAGCAGGAAACTGGTCTTCAACATTGCGGGGGATGAGGAACGCCACCAGGAGCCGGCCAAGAGTGCCAAGGTGGCGGGCAGAAACGATCCCTGTCCCTGCGGCAGTGGCAAGAAATACAAGAAATGCTGTGGAAAATAG
- the argJ gene encoding bifunctional glutamate N-acetyltransferase/amino-acid acetyltransferase ArgJ: MDIKGFQFSAVEAAIKKQGRKDLALIFSEAPARAAAVFTTNAVKAAPVLLSAERIKNGQAQALVVNSGNANACTGEQGMRAARETSRQVAEGLGIPDEAVQVSSTGVIGVQLPVDRVRAAIPALVDGLTSGTLDDVAEAIMTTDTFPKMEARSGQAGGVTYTVAGIAKGAGMIMPNMATMLSFIITDAAVEPPALDKSFRRAVETSFNAITVDGDTSTNDTCLVLANGMAENPAIVAGTPEALAFEALLQDVLLSLAKQIVKDGEGATKFVEIRVTGAKSDTDAKRAAMAIANSSLVKTAFFGQDANWGRIFAAVGYSGAEVDQSLLSLSFDTVCMAKNGVFSGGDAEARGTEVLRQKEFTVTVGLGLGDGSATVYTSDLSHEYVSINADYRS, encoded by the coding sequence ATGGACATAAAAGGCTTTCAATTCTCAGCCGTGGAAGCAGCCATCAAAAAACAGGGTAGAAAAGACTTGGCCCTGATCTTCTCCGAGGCGCCGGCCCGGGCGGCTGCGGTATTCACCACCAATGCCGTCAAAGCGGCACCGGTACTGCTCTCGGCGGAGCGTATCAAAAACGGTCAGGCCCAGGCTCTGGTGGTCAACAGCGGCAACGCAAACGCCTGCACCGGCGAACAGGGCATGCGGGCGGCGCGCGAGACATCACGTCAGGTGGCCGAAGGCCTGGGCATCCCTGACGAGGCGGTGCAAGTATCCTCCACCGGCGTCATCGGCGTGCAACTCCCCGTGGACAGAGTGCGAGCGGCAATCCCAGCTTTGGTAGACGGTCTGACCTCCGGTACACTCGATGATGTGGCCGAGGCCATCATGACCACCGACACTTTCCCTAAGATGGAAGCGCGGAGCGGCCAGGCAGGCGGTGTCACCTATACGGTGGCAGGCATCGCCAAGGGAGCGGGCATGATCATGCCCAACATGGCGACCATGCTCTCCTTCATCATCACCGACGCCGCCGTGGAACCCCCTGCTCTGGATAAGAGTTTCCGGCGCGCCGTGGAAACATCCTTTAATGCCATTACCGTGGACGGCGATACATCCACGAATGACACTTGCCTGGTGCTGGCCAACGGCATGGCGGAAAACCCGGCCATCGTGGCGGGAACGCCTGAAGCTCTGGCATTCGAGGCCCTGTTGCAGGACGTGCTCCTTTCTCTGGCCAAACAGATCGTCAAGGATGGCGAGGGGGCCACCAAATTCGTGGAAATCCGGGTGACCGGGGCCAAAAGTGACACCGACGCCAAACGGGCGGCCATGGCCATCGCCAACTCCAGCCTGGTAAAGACCGCCTTCTTTGGGCAAGATGCCAATTGGGGCCGTATCTTTGCAGCCGTGGGTTACTCGGGGGCAGAGGTGGACCAATCGCTCCTTTCCCTCAGTTTCGATACGGTCTGCATGGCAAAAAACGGCGTCTTTTCCGGTGGCGACGCCGAAGCGCGCGGCACCGAGGTGCTCAGACAAAAGGAATTCACCGTCACCGTCGGCCTCGGCTTGGGCGACGGCAGCGCGACGGTCTATACCTCGGACCTCTCCCACGAATATGTCAGCATCAACGCTGACTACCGTTCCTAA
- a CDS encoding response regulator — MSIKILLADDSITIQKVIGIIFGGDEYALTVVDNGKDALDKAREIVPDVLLIDALMPGMTGYEVCEAVRATPTLAAKPILLLTGSFEPFDENKAKSCGADDLLAKPFESQQIVSKVKALFELGLSRTSAATLTQPIQETPAFQAPPEPPVFPSAAAVAIDSAKPGDIWGAFTPAEAPAATVATATTVFEPAPTTEQGHVFAMVNEEPDFAAIQPATPQTTQETSGSQWIPVEEQTFEFTPEAGGFREPPVSMQQTAFGEISFTETAQQPAPTEMFSSAAPVGEPPFPHPAAVAEASALEAAPQAAVSEEQLRAAIAGASKEVIERIVWEIVPDLAEAMIREAILKIREGR, encoded by the coding sequence ATGAGCATCAAAATTCTCCTTGCCGATGACAGCATTACCATCCAGAAAGTGATTGGCATCATTTTCGGGGGTGATGAATATGCTCTCACGGTAGTTGACAATGGCAAGGACGCACTCGACAAGGCACGGGAGATCGTGCCCGATGTGTTGCTTATCGACGCACTCATGCCGGGAATGACCGGTTACGAAGTCTGTGAAGCAGTTCGCGCAACCCCTACCCTTGCTGCAAAGCCCATCCTGCTCCTGACCGGTTCCTTCGAACCGTTTGACGAGAATAAAGCCAAAAGTTGCGGAGCCGATGATCTCCTTGCCAAGCCTTTCGAATCCCAACAGATCGTTTCCAAGGTCAAAGCACTCTTTGAACTGGGGCTTTCCCGCACTTCAGCCGCTACGCTGACACAACCGATCCAGGAAACCCCGGCGTTCCAAGCACCGCCCGAGCCCCCCGTATTCCCCTCGGCTGCGGCGGTAGCCATCGACAGCGCCAAACCGGGCGACATATGGGGTGCGTTCACCCCCGCCGAAGCACCCGCAGCGACTGTCGCTACGGCGACAACAGTCTTTGAACCGGCTCCGACAACGGAACAGGGCCACGTCTTTGCTATGGTCAATGAAGAGCCCGACTTTGCAGCAATCCAGCCGGCGACTCCTCAGACAACACAGGAAACAAGCGGTTCCCAATGGATCCCCGTTGAGGAGCAGACTTTCGAGTTCACCCCGGAAGCCGGCGGCTTTCGCGAGCCTCCGGTTTCCATGCAGCAGACGGCCTTTGGCGAAATATCCTTCACGGAAACAGCTCAACAACCTGCGCCGACTGAAATGTTCTCCAGCGCCGCGCCTGTCGGCGAACCACCCTTCCCCCACCCTGCCGCTGTGGCTGAAGCAAGCGCACTGGAGGCCGCACCACAGGCTGCGGTAAGCGAAGAGCAACTCAGGGCGGCCATCGCAGGCGCATCAAAAGAGGTGATCGAACGGATTGTGTGGGAAATCGTGCCGGACTTAGCCGAGGCCATGATCAGGGAAGCCATCCTCAAAATTCGGGAAGGCCGCTAA
- the trpD gene encoding anthranilate phosphoribosyltransferase, translating into MIRKAIAKVVEGENLSEGEMIEVMNQIMSGECTPAQIGSFITALRMKGETVEEIAGAARVMRERATPIRVGRDVLDMDRDDINIDRETILDVVGTGGDGTNTFNISTTVSFVVSACGVKVAKHGNRSVSSACGSADVLEKLGINLDVTPETVEKCIAGIGIGFLFAPALHGAMKYAIGPRREIGIRTVFNILGPLTNPAGADCQVMGVYRADLVEKLAGVLHRLGCKHGFVVHGSDGMDEMTLTGETLMAEVTTTGIRLSTVVPEQLGLARCSMEILKGGDATANATIVRSVLSGEQGPRRDIVLLNAAYALVAAGKAASPAEGLTLAAEAIDSGRALEQIEKLAELTNQGK; encoded by the coding sequence ATGATCAGAAAAGCCATAGCCAAGGTTGTGGAGGGAGAGAATCTCTCCGAAGGCGAGATGATCGAGGTGATGAACCAGATCATGTCGGGAGAATGCACACCTGCCCAGATCGGCTCATTTATCACCGCCCTGCGCATGAAGGGCGAAACGGTTGAAGAGATCGCCGGCGCTGCGCGCGTCATGCGCGAGCGGGCCACACCAATCCGGGTCGGCCGGGATGTGCTGGATATGGACCGCGATGATATCAACATCGACCGGGAAACCATTCTGGACGTGGTCGGCACCGGTGGTGACGGCACCAACACCTTCAACATATCCACCACCGTGTCGTTCGTGGTTTCGGCTTGTGGCGTCAAGGTGGCCAAACACGGCAATCGATCGGTTTCCTCGGCCTGCGGCAGCGCCGATGTACTTGAAAAACTGGGTATCAACCTGGATGTCACCCCGGAGACGGTAGAAAAATGCATTGCCGGAATCGGCATCGGCTTCCTGTTTGCCCCGGCCCTCCACGGCGCCATGAAGTACGCCATCGGCCCGCGCCGCGAGATCGGCATCCGTACCGTCTTCAATATCTTGGGTCCCCTCACCAATCCAGCCGGAGCCGACTGTCAGGTCATGGGGGTCTACCGGGCCGACCTGGTGGAAAAACTGGCCGGGGTCCTGCATCGGCTGGGATGCAAGCATGGCTTTGTGGTGCATGGCAGTGACGGCATGGACGAGATGACCCTGACCGGCGAAACCCTGATGGCCGAGGTCACCACTACCGGGATCAGGCTGAGCACGGTTGTGCCAGAACAGTTGGGGCTGGCCCGCTGCTCGATGGAGATTCTCAAGGGAGGAGACGCCACGGCCAACGCCACTATCGTGCGCTCGGTCCTGTCAGGGGAACAAGGCCCACGACGGGATATCGTCCTCCTGAACGCGGCCTATGCCCTCGTGGCGGCAGGCAAGGCCGCTTCGCCCGCCGAAGGGCTTACCCTGGCCGCCGAGGCTATTGACTCGGGACGCGCCCTTGAGCAGATCGAGAAACTGGCGGAGTTGACGAATCAAGGAAAATAA
- the trpC gene encoding indole-3-glycerol phosphate synthase TrpC — MHDDTADILKKINEHKRGEVAAAQAITPVAELKARIADLEDQPRGFERALRNAAASDWTAIIAEVKKGSPSKGLIREEFDPLEIAEIYQANGATCLSVLTDEHFFMGHLRFLALIRETVSLPLLRKDFIVDPYQIYEARAAGADAILLIAASLDLAQMKEFYALARELHLDVLLEVHDETETEAALQTDCPMIGVNNRNLRTFVTDLNTTDRLARMLPPDRLLVAESGINSRSDIQRLTAAGASAFLVGESLMREPDIGAKLRELGGI; from the coding sequence ATGCATGACGACACGGCCGATATCCTGAAAAAGATCAACGAACACAAGCGGGGAGAGGTGGCGGCGGCCCAGGCAATCACGCCGGTCGCAGAACTGAAGGCCCGCATCGCCGACCTGGAGGATCAACCGCGCGGCTTCGAACGAGCCTTGCGGAACGCAGCGGCCTCAGACTGGACCGCCATCATTGCCGAGGTTAAGAAGGGCTCCCCCAGCAAAGGACTCATCCGGGAGGAATTCGACCCGCTGGAGATCGCCGAGATTTACCAGGCAAACGGTGCCACCTGCCTGTCGGTGTTGACCGACGAACACTTTTTCATGGGGCACCTCCGTTTTTTGGCCCTGATCCGCGAGACGGTAAGCCTGCCGTTGTTACGCAAGGACTTTATCGTCGATCCATACCAGATCTACGAGGCCCGCGCCGCGGGAGCCGACGCCATCCTCCTGATTGCCGCCTCGCTCGACCTGGCGCAAATGAAGGAGTTTTACGCCCTTGCCCGGGAACTGCACCTGGACGTACTGCTGGAGGTCCATGACGAGACGGAGACGGAAGCAGCGCTTCAGACCGACTGTCCCATGATCGGCGTCAATAACCGTAACCTGCGCACCTTTGTGACCGATCTCAACACAACGGACCGGCTGGCCCGCATGCTCCCCCCCGACCGGCTCTTAGTGGCCGAGAGCGGCATCAATTCCCGCTCGGATATCCAACGCTTGACCGCCGCTGGCGCAAGCGCCTTCCTGGTTGGCGAGTCATTGATGCGGGAACCGGATATTGGAGCCAAGCTCCGGGAGTTGGGGGGGATCTAA
- a CDS encoding flavodoxin family protein: MKLVCLLGSPRRNGNSATIAAHIVQRAQELGADTETVYLNGLQYRGCQGCYVCKTTQERCVLSDDLAAVLESVREADAVVMATPVYYGDVTGQLKTFIDRTFSYLVPDYYANTQPSRLIPGKRLAFVFSQGSPDETRFADVFPRYNEFFKWYGFEEGLVVRGCGLSERSTVTKRTQLFEQADEVARRLVG; encoded by the coding sequence ATGAAGCTTGTCTGTCTGCTGGGCAGTCCCCGGCGCAACGGCAACAGCGCCACTATCGCCGCACATATCGTGCAGCGGGCGCAGGAGCTGGGAGCAGATACGGAGACGGTATACCTGAACGGCCTCCAGTATCGGGGGTGCCAAGGATGTTATGTCTGTAAGACAACCCAGGAACGGTGCGTGCTGAGCGATGATCTGGCCGCGGTGCTGGAAAGTGTTCGGGAGGCGGATGCGGTGGTCATGGCAACCCCGGTCTACTACGGAGATGTCACCGGCCAGTTGAAGACTTTTATCGACCGCACCTTCTCCTACCTGGTGCCAGATTATTATGCCAATACCCAACCGTCGCGCCTTATCCCCGGCAAACGCCTGGCATTCGTCTTTTCCCAGGGGAGTCCCGACGAAACCAGATTTGCCGATGTGTTTCCGCGCTACAATGAATTTTTCAAATGGTACGGCTTTGAGGAGGGGCTTGTGGTGAGAGGGTGCGGCCTTTCGGAGCGGAGTACCGTCACCAAACGGACGCAGTTGTTCGAACAGGCCGACGAGGTGGCCCGCAGGCTGGTGGGATAG